The Globicephala melas chromosome X, mGloMel1.2, whole genome shotgun sequence genome window below encodes:
- the LOC132594436 gene encoding OTU domain-containing protein 6A-like, which produces MGDSQSEHQRMLRRHSREKTELQAHIQGMKSSIPKSDKQRRKQLLLDVARLEAEMEQKHQQELEKFQESFPDNSSLDSVTEDLAKLDLENKPPHLWRAQRKHKRKEAFNRESQDWMDKAEREHLASLRHDEEMKLGAILRAKHLEVKDIPADDHCMYRAIQDQLVFSVTVGSLRRRTAEYMRQHVDDFLPFFSNPETGDACSRDDFLSYCDDIVFSASCGSQLELRALSHVLQTPIEVIQANSPAVVIGEEYTKKPLTLVCKQYSYSSAEHYNSVKPLDTGSGGSVARRLI; this is translated from the coding sequence ATGGGAGATTCACAGAGTGAGCATCAGCGGATGTTACGACGCCACAGCCGCGAGAAGACAGAGCTGCAGGCCCACATTCAGGGCATGAAGAGCTCGATCCCCAAGAGCGACAAGCAGAGACGAAAGCAGTTGCTCCTCGATGTGGCTCGCCTCGAGGCCGAGATGGAGCAGAAGCACCAGCAGGAGCTGGAGAAGTTCCAGGAGAGTTTCCCTGATAACAGCAGCCTCGATTCTGTCACTGAAGATCTGGCCAAGCTGGATCTCGAGAACAAGCCTCCTCACCTCTGGAGGGCACAGAGAAAGCACAAAAGAAAGGAGGCCTTCAATAGAGAAAGCCAGGATTGGATGGACAAGGCTGAGAGGGAGCATCTGGCCAGCTTGCGCCATGACGAGGAAATGAAGCTCGGCGCCATCCTGCGGGCCAAGCATCTGGAGGTGAAGGATATCCCGGCCGACGACCACTGCATGTACCGCGCCATCCAAGACCAGCTGGTGTTCTCCGTGACCGTGGGGAGCCTGCGGAGGCGCACCGCCGAGTACATGCGGCAGCATGTCGACGACTTCCTGCCCTTCTTCAGCAACCCCGAAACCGGCGACGCCTGCAGCCGCGACGACTTCTTGAGCTACTGCGACGACATCGTGTTCAGCGCGTCGTGTGGAAGCCAGCTCGAGCTGAGGGCCCTGTCGCACGTCCTGCAGACCCCCATCGAGGTGATCCAGGCCAACTCGCCCGCCGTCGTCATCGGAGAGGAGTACACCAAGAAGCCGCTCACCCTGGTCTGCAAGCAGTACTCCTACAGCAGCGCGGAGCACTACAACTCGGTGAAGCCACTCGACACCGGCTCCGGCGGAAGCGTGGCCCGGCGTCTCATCTAG